The Novosphingobium terrae genome has a window encoding:
- a CDS encoding GumC family protein, producing MNAVTLATPLTPVSRFDQSRHVGRRSVSFGALGQVLRWRWKLVAGVLALTMLLVVGASFAIPPRYQSTARLRITPNRPLVVAPDGEGGSGPLDQSLLSTEIATIRSRDIARRVVLANHLQHDPEFVAARLRNGKGELAEARAVEAAISTLLDRLAVDQQEKSYILAIGFQSRDPVKAARIANSFAESYINSTADVMMSTAARQADEGQAALQRLSRQAEVAAADVAQYRAATGIVQGANGATVNDQQIAPLTTQVATAEAQAAAARSNLETAEKQVASAGPDAVSAVLSSNVIADLRRQRTAAEADRSQLASRYGPLFPALIEANERIAALDRQIREEQNRIIEGLRSEARAATAQAASLRGQLGSLKGEIAANNSSAVKAESLQRSADAATGAYNHLASSVQQTAQVEQSSQPQARLIEQAVVTSLPAFPNRPAMAATSVLAGLVLGVIAAMVTETMQGTVRNADDVEVLLGLRFLASVPRLGRKQLRGEGGERCSPADTLILRPMSAYAEAYRAIRSSIRRAEGGTARVVALCSTVPGEGKTSSSLTLARVMAMAGERVLLIDGDVRRPSIKRLANLHPECGLIEVLNGEVDLAQAIIEDHVAGCCILPVAKSTFSPTDLFNPARMRSMLEQLRPHYDHILIDTPPVLGVTDARSIAKLSDGVVLMIKWGGTPIAAVDAALAGLEHDNVPIIGAVLTMVNPRAEAVGALYYSRRYVAYYDR from the coding sequence CAGGTGCTGCGCTGGCGCTGGAAGCTGGTGGCAGGCGTGCTGGCGCTGACCATGCTGCTGGTGGTGGGCGCCAGCTTTGCAATTCCGCCGCGCTATCAGTCCACGGCGCGGCTGCGGATCACGCCCAACCGCCCGCTGGTGGTGGCGCCCGATGGTGAGGGCGGCAGCGGGCCGCTCGACCAGTCGTTGCTCAGCACGGAGATCGCCACGATCCGCTCGCGCGATATTGCGCGGCGCGTGGTGCTGGCCAATCACCTGCAGCATGATCCGGAGTTCGTTGCTGCACGGCTGCGCAACGGCAAGGGTGAGCTTGCCGAGGCCCGCGCGGTGGAGGCGGCGATCAGCACGTTGCTGGACCGGCTGGCGGTGGATCAGCAGGAAAAGAGCTATATTCTGGCGATCGGTTTCCAGTCGCGCGATCCGGTGAAGGCGGCCCGCATCGCCAACAGCTTTGCCGAAAGCTATATCAACAGCACCGCCGATGTGATGATGAGCACGGCGGCGCGTCAGGCCGATGAAGGCCAGGCCGCGCTGCAAAGGCTGAGCCGTCAGGCCGAGGTCGCCGCCGCCGATGTGGCGCAATATCGCGCCGCCACCGGGATTGTGCAGGGGGCCAATGGCGCGACGGTGAACGATCAGCAGATCGCGCCGCTGACCACGCAGGTGGCGACTGCGGAGGCACAGGCGGCAGCAGCGCGCTCCAATCTGGAGACGGCGGAAAAGCAGGTCGCTTCGGCGGGGCCGGATGCGGTGTCGGCGGTGCTGTCCTCCAATGTGATTGCCGATCTACGGCGACAGCGCACGGCGGCAGAGGCGGATCGCTCGCAATTGGCCTCTCGCTATGGCCCGCTGTTTCCCGCGCTGATTGAGGCCAATGAGCGCATCGCTGCTCTCGACCGCCAGATCCGCGAAGAGCAAAACCGCATCATCGAAGGCCTGCGCAGTGAGGCGCGGGCGGCCACGGCTCAGGCCGCCAGTCTGCGTGGGCAGTTGGGCAGTTTGAAAGGCGAGATTGCCGCCAACAACAGTTCTGCCGTGAAGGCTGAAAGCCTGCAGCGCAGCGCCGATGCTGCAACGGGGGCTTACAATCATCTTGCCAGTTCGGTGCAGCAAACGGCGCAGGTTGAGCAATCCAGCCAGCCTCAGGCGCGGCTGATCGAGCAGGCAGTCGTCACCAGCCTGCCCGCTTTCCCCAACCGTCCTGCTATGGCCGCCACCAGCGTGCTGGCCGGACTGGTGCTGGGGGTGATCGCGGCCATGGTGACCGAGACGATGCAGGGCACAGTGCGCAATGCCGATGATGTGGAGGTGCTGCTCGGTCTGCGTTTTCTGGCCTCGGTGCCTCGGCTGGGGCGCAAGCAGTTGCGGGGTGAGGGGGGCGAGCGTTGCTCTCCTGCCGATACGTTGATCCTGCGCCCGATGTCGGCCTATGCGGAGGCCTATCGCGCCATCCGCAGCTCGATCCGCCGGGCAGAGGGCGGGACGGCGAGGGTTGTTGCCCTGTGTTCCACGGTGCCGGGTGAGGGCAAGACCTCCAGTTCGCTCACCTTGGCGCGGGTTATGGCTATGGCGGGGGAGCGCGTGCTGCTGATCGATGGCGATGTGCGGCGCCCCAGCATCAAGCGGCTGGCCAACCTCCATCCCGAATGCGGGCTGATCGAGGTGCTGAATGGCGAGGTCGATCTGGCTCAGGCGATCATCGAGGATCATGTCGCGGGCTGCTGCATCCTGCCGGTGGCCAAATCGACCTTCAGCCCCACCGATCTCTTCAACCCCGCCCGGATGCGCAGCATGCTTGAGCAACTGCGCCCCCATTACGATCATATTCTGATCGATACGCCGCCCGTGCTGGGCGTCACCGACGCGCGCAGCATTGCCAAACTGAGCGACGGTGTGGTGCTGATGATCAAATGGGGCGGCACGCCGATTGCTGCGGTCGATGCTGCGCTGGCCGGGCTGGAACATGACAATGTGCCGATCATCGGCGCGGTACTCACCATGGTCAATCCCCGGGCCGAGGCGGTAGGGGCGCTCTATTACTCGCGCCGCTATGTGGCCTATTACGATCGGTAA
- a CDS encoding O-antigen ligase family protein translates to MKQAFAQRGFYRSIVGVNRRRAYGLPYADLIPYLLPCTAALLTTGGALLGAANSGMLTAMFALGQCLLAGAIFSVMPAHRDWYASAWPAGLPCLLQLGWATLPSCHLPPIAPPLSPDLYALSLLSLYGQVMFFLAMTRLGQQRHACRRFAEAITLLVGPGIALSMAAVRLEWVDPAVLGLEIGQRLRFSASIGNPNVAGVIFAMVSLIAMGVSFMRFRSWQIRPSDRNLLMLACCASSCLLCMALAAATQSRSAILLLLPCITLLCLGRVMISGVHRFYLLGGIALLVVLALSIGFFFDRLEDLPHDGATRLAIWARFWTMAQAAPWSGYGPGSFIEINQHTLTVGNALTMWDFGAAHAAPLQVVLELGWPGLALVLAWLGAVFWRLLRHGSVLKSPVALSMVLAVLLPLCASLFDIAMNVPAVVGLVMGLSGLLYGRASPPSIR, encoded by the coding sequence ATGAAACAGGCTTTTGCGCAACGCGGTTTTTATCGCTCGATCGTGGGGGTAAATCGGCGGAGGGCCTATGGTTTGCCCTACGCCGATCTTATCCCCTATCTGCTGCCCTGCACCGCCGCATTGCTCACGACCGGCGGCGCGCTGCTGGGGGCTGCCAACAGCGGCATGCTGACCGCGATGTTTGCGCTTGGCCAGTGCCTGTTGGCCGGAGCCATCTTCAGCGTCATGCCCGCACATCGGGACTGGTACGCATCGGCATGGCCGGCAGGCCTGCCCTGCCTGTTGCAACTGGGCTGGGCCACGCTGCCTTCGTGTCATCTGCCGCCCATCGCGCCACCACTGTCTCCCGATCTCTATGCACTGAGCCTTTTGAGCCTCTATGGGCAGGTGATGTTCTTTCTGGCCATGACGCGTCTGGGCCAGCAGCGCCACGCCTGCCGCCGCTTCGCCGAGGCCATCACCCTGCTGGTCGGCCCCGGCATCGCGCTCTCCATGGCGGCGGTGCGGCTGGAATGGGTCGATCCGGCCGTGCTGGGGCTGGAGATCGGCCAAAGGCTGCGGTTTTCCGCGTCGATCGGCAATCCCAACGTTGCGGGCGTGATTTTTGCCATGGTGAGTTTGATCGCCATGGGCGTCTCCTTCATGCGCTTTCGCAGCTGGCAGATACGCCCCTCGGATCGCAACTTGCTGATGCTGGCTTGCTGCGCGTCAAGTTGCTTGCTGTGCATGGCTCTGGCTGCGGCGACACAATCGCGCAGCGCCATTCTGTTGCTGCTGCCCTGCATCACCCTGCTCTGCCTTGGCCGCGTCATGATTTCAGGCGTGCATCGCTTTTACCTGCTGGGTGGTATCGCGCTGCTGGTGGTGCTCGCGCTGTCGATCGGCTTTTTCTTCGACCGGCTTGAGGATTTGCCTCATGATGGTGCCACAAGGCTGGCGATCTGGGCGCGATTCTGGACCATGGCTCAGGCCGCGCCATGGTCAGGCTATGGGCCGGGCTCCTTTATCGAGATCAACCAGCACACGCTTACGGTCGGCAATGCCTTGACCATGTGGGATTTCGGCGCCGCGCATGCCGCGCCGCTGCAAGTGGTGCTGGAACTGGGTTGGCCGGGTCTCGCACTGGTGCTGGCGTGGTTGGGTGCGGTGTTCTGGCGACTGTTGCGCCATGGCAGCGTTCTGAAAAGCCCAGTGGCGCTGTCGATGGTGTTGGCTGTCCTGCTGCCGCTATGCGCTTCCCTGTTCGATATCGCCATGAATGTGCCAGCGGTGGTGGGGCTGGTTATGGGCCTGTCAGGCCTGCTCTATGGTCGTGCCAGCCCGCCCTCAATCCGCTGA
- a CDS encoding sugar transferase yields MASLPATSPFAFPRLRHLSEWDWIRCLDIALALAVLAIVLPLLLLVAVAIRGTSKGPVLFIHKRIGRNGETFGCCKFRTMQVDADRRLAELLDRDPEAREEWQVSQKLRKDPRITAIGHFLRRSSIDELPQLYNVLNGTMSWVGPRPIVHSEITRYGHHFSHYCQVRPGITGLWQVSGRSNTSYRRRVAMDVVYIRRRTMMLNGVIMARTLPAVLLQRGSC; encoded by the coding sequence ATGGCCAGTTTGCCGGCGACCTCTCCCTTCGCTTTTCCTCGCCTCCGTCACCTGTCGGAATGGGACTGGATACGCTGTCTCGATATCGCTCTGGCGCTGGCCGTGCTGGCCATCGTTCTGCCGCTGCTGCTTTTGGTTGCCGTGGCGATCCGCGGCACCAGCAAGGGACCGGTGCTGTTCATCCATAAACGCATCGGACGCAACGGCGAGACCTTTGGTTGCTGCAAATTCCGCACCATGCAAGTGGATGCGGACAGGCGCCTCGCCGAACTGCTTGACCGTGATCCTGAAGCCCGTGAGGAATGGCAAGTCAGCCAGAAATTGCGCAAAGACCCCCGCATCACCGCCATAGGCCATTTTCTGCGCCGCAGCAGCATCGACGAGCTGCCGCAGCTCTACAATGTGCTGAATGGTACGATGAGTTGGGTCGGCCCGCGTCCCATCGTCCATAGCGAGATCACCCGCTACGGCCATCATTTCAGCCATTATTGTCAGGTAAGGCCCGGGATTACCGGCCTGTGGCAGGTCAGCGGGCGCAGCAACACCAGCTATCGCCGCCGCGTGGCCATGGATGTGGTCTATATCAGGCGGCGGACCATGATGCTGAACGGCGTCATCATGGCGCGCACTCTGCCGGCAGTGCTGTTGCAGCGAGGCTCCTGTTGA
- a CDS encoding cell wall hydrolase: MIAPVHIARLWDAGLMALLALACALVCYTNWGMAESFAGLAPGLTESGQTEISQAEASKDAEPAIDSFLPQQAQTLGREQARAYNMASPLETLNPAPPAFHAEWLSPLELEHATDCIASAIYYEAASESLTGQLAVAQVILNRLRHPRYPKTICAVVHQGGERATGCQFTFVCDGALSRQPDPARLQRARLVAQAALHGATSAQTGQATHYHTVWIVPLWAKDLRKVAIIGNHVFYRPAAAYPGYAAPSMPMPPMLATAQPFEGPPPPISAKIETHPALLTEGRPKLLLVNAEQWPLPAIADPEARSVTISTPPNSQQEKPRKKSYFGQPRRKNESIPLTGL, from the coding sequence ATGATCGCGCCCGTGCATATCGCCCGCCTGTGGGATGCGGGGCTGATGGCCTTGCTGGCCTTGGCCTGCGCGCTGGTCTGCTACACTAATTGGGGCATGGCGGAAAGCTTCGCCGGGCTGGCACCGGGGCTGACCGAAAGCGGGCAGACCGAAATCAGTCAGGCAGAGGCATCAAAAGATGCCGAGCCAGCCATCGACTCCTTTCTGCCGCAACAGGCTCAAACCCTTGGCCGCGAGCAGGCGCGGGCCTACAACATGGCCTCCCCGCTGGAGACGCTCAATCCCGCCCCACCCGCCTTTCATGCCGAATGGCTCTCGCCCCTTGAACTGGAACACGCGACTGACTGTATAGCCAGCGCCATCTATTACGAAGCCGCCAGCGAAAGCCTGACGGGACAGTTGGCGGTGGCTCAGGTGATCCTCAACCGCTTGCGCCATCCGCGCTATCCCAAGACGATCTGCGCGGTGGTTCATCAAGGCGGCGAGCGAGCAACCGGATGCCAGTTCACCTTCGTTTGCGACGGAGCCCTCTCCCGCCAGCCTGACCCCGCGCGGTTGCAACGTGCCCGTCTGGTGGCGCAAGCTGCGCTGCATGGCGCCACATCGGCGCAGACCGGGCAGGCCACGCATTACCATACGGTCTGGATCGTCCCGCTCTGGGCCAAAGATTTGCGCAAGGTGGCGATCATCGGCAATCATGTGTTCTATCGCCCCGCCGCCGCCTATCCCGGCTATGCCGCGCCAAGCATGCCGATGCCCCCGATGCTCGCTACGGCGCAGCCCTTTGAAGGCCCCCCGCCCCCGATCAGCGCCAAAATCGAGACGCATCCCGCCTTGCTGACAGAGGGCAGGCCAAAGCTGCTGCTGGTGAATGCTGAACAATGGCCCTTGCCAGCCATAGCTGATCCTGAGGCGCGATCTGTGACGATCTCAACACCGCCCAACAGCCAGCAGGAAAAGCCAAGGAAGAAATCTTACTTTGGGCAGCCCCGGCGCAAAAATGAATCAATACCTCTTACAGGCCTATAA
- a CDS encoding phosphomannomutase encodes MTQQDARTTPLTVDAVMARSGVQFGTSGARGEVVAMTDQVCHAYTTGFLQHLASLGEFSPGTRVAVAGDLRPSTPRIMAACAQAVRDLGGEPVFCGFVPTPALALYAFGQGIPSLMVTGSHIPADRNGIKFYRPKGEVLKDDEAGMRGQVIATDPAIFDESGMLKAEAALPEVTEVAGSYIQRYVDHFGAQALRGLTIGVYQHSAVGRDVLVEVVEAMGGKAVALGRATQFIPVDTEAIRPEDVELAKGWAEEFGFDAIISTDGDSDRPLLADHKGEWLRGDVLGVLCARALRAHAVVTPVSSNTVLERCGAFAETDRTKIGSPFVIAAMNAHLAKGEQPVVGYEANGGFLLGTKLGSLEPLPTRDAVLPVLTVIVASRPGRIRDLIEELPPRVTFSDRIQNFATERSEAIFAKLLEGDKDAQIARLTEHFGGIAGAVTDLDLTDGIRMTTQQGAIIHLRRSGNAPELRCYSESDNAEQAEAINKQALAIVRDKLV; translated from the coding sequence ATGACCCAGCAGGACGCCCGGACCACACCTCTGACGGTCGATGCCGTGATGGCGCGCTCTGGTGTGCAATTCGGCACCAGCGGCGCGCGCGGCGAGGTGGTGGCGATGACCGATCAGGTCTGCCATGCCTATACCACCGGCTTTCTCCAGCATCTGGCCAGCCTTGGAGAGTTTTCGCCCGGCACGCGTGTGGCAGTGGCAGGCGATCTGCGGCCCAGCACGCCGCGCATCATGGCGGCCTGCGCTCAGGCCGTGCGCGACCTGGGCGGAGAGCCCGTGTTCTGCGGTTTTGTGCCGACGCCGGCGCTGGCGCTCTATGCCTTCGGGCAGGGCATACCCTCGCTGATGGTGACGGGCAGCCATATCCCTGCCGACCGCAACGGCATCAAATTCTACCGCCCCAAGGGCGAGGTGCTGAAGGATGATGAGGCCGGGATGCGCGGTCAGGTGATCGCCACCGATCCGGCCATTTTCGACGAATCCGGCATGCTGAAGGCCGAGGCGGCGCTGCCTGAGGTGACCGAGGTCGCGGGCAGCTACATCCAGCGTTATGTCGATCATTTCGGCGCTCAGGCGCTGCGCGGGCTGACGATTGGTGTCTATCAGCACTCGGCGGTGGGCCGCGATGTGCTGGTCGAGGTGGTCGAGGCAATGGGCGGCAAGGCCGTGGCACTGGGCCGTGCCACGCAGTTCATTCCCGTCGATACCGAGGCCATTCGTCCCGAGGATGTCGAGCTGGCCAAGGGTTGGGCGGAAGAGTTCGGTTTCGATGCGATCATTTCGACCGATGGCGATTCGGATCGCCCGCTGCTGGCCGATCACAAGGGTGAGTGGCTGCGCGGCGATGTGCTGGGCGTGCTGTGCGCCCGCGCGCTGAGGGCCCATGCGGTGGTGACTCCGGTGTCGAGCAACACGGTGCTGGAACGCTGCGGTGCCTTTGCCGAGACGGATCGCACGAAGATCGGCTCGCCTTTCGTGATCGCGGCGATGAATGCGCATCTGGCCAAGGGTGAACAGCCGGTTGTTGGCTATGAGGCCAATGGCGGGTTCCTGCTGGGCACCAAGCTGGGCTCGCTGGAGCCGCTGCCGACGCGCGATGCGGTGTTGCCGGTGTTGACGGTGATCGTGGCGTCGCGTCCGGGGCGGATTCGCGATCTGATCGAGGAACTGCCGCCGCGTGTGACCTTCTCGGACCGTATCCAGAACTTTGCCACCGAGCGCAGTGAGGCAATCTTCGCCAAGCTGCTTGAGGGTGACAAGGATGCGCAGATCGCCCGGTTGACCGAGCATTTCGGCGGGATCGCCGGTGCTGTGACCGATCTTGATCTGACCGATGGTATCCGCATGACGACGCAGCAGGGGGCGATCATCCATCTGCGTCGCTCGGGCAACGCGCCGGAACTGCGCTGCTATTCCGAAAGCGACAATGCCGAACAGGCCGAGGCGATCAACAAGCAGGCGCTGGCCATCGTTCGCGATAAGCTGGTGTAA
- a CDS encoding response regulator transcription factor, giving the protein MNDPAPLSPESAIQPTLVIVEDDPAFGRTLKRSFERRGYDVQLASSPEELEALLGDDAFDYAVVDLKLGTASGLTCVQMLSQHDPATCIVVLTGFASIATAVEAIKLGAAHYLAKPANTDDIEEAFAQREGNPEVPLEGRKTSIKTMEWEYIHSTLADCDFNISEAARRLGMHRRTLARKLEKRQLK; this is encoded by the coding sequence ATGAACGATCCGGCCCCCCTATCCCCGGAGTCGGCGATCCAGCCCACGCTGGTGATCGTCGAGGACGACCCCGCTTTTGGCCGCACCCTGAAGCGCTCTTTCGAGCGGCGCGGCTATGACGTGCAACTCGCCTCCAGCCCCGAGGAGCTTGAAGCCCTGCTGGGCGACGACGCCTTCGATTACGCCGTGGTGGATCTGAAACTGGGCACCGCCTCGGGCCTGACCTGCGTGCAGATGCTCAGCCAGCATGATCCGGCCACCTGCATTGTGGTGCTCACCGGCTTTGCCAGCATCGCCACGGCGGTGGAAGCCATCAAGCTGGGCGCCGCGCATTACCTCGCCAAGCCCGCCAACACCGACGACATCGAGGAAGCCTTCGCCCAGCGCGAGGGCAATCCCGAGGTGCCTCTGGAAGGCCGCAAGACCTCGATCAAGACGATGGAGTGGGAGTATATCCACTCCACTCTGGCCGATTGCGATTTCAACATCTCCGAAGCCGCACGCCGGTTGGGGATGCATCGGCGCACGTTGGCGCGGAAGCTGGAAAAGCGGCAGTTGAAGTAA
- a CDS encoding ATP-binding protein — translation MSDTPPWQIAPASKRNMMLLIQLRWIAVVGQLLTIWFAAAVLRVHLPIFEMMTVLVLLALVNLVTLVLSIGRRGFSYIELLGSLMLDVSALAWQLYQTGGGTNPFAFLFLLQIVIGAILLPPRWSWIIAVLAGCDATFLTFFFQPLTLPSVYEGVHFQLYLIGSLLCFLLIGSLLVFFVGRIDRNRRASDARLAALSQRAAEEDHIVRLGLLASGAAHELGTPLASMSVILGDWAHHPSVKQDSDLAEDIALMQGELKRCKAILSGVLISAGEIRGENPQVTSLHSFLNTFIDDWRDRSPCPIAFTEEIGEDLDIVADPALRQVLSNIVDNAIDASPNGIAIEARRERDWLSIVTTDEGPGFAPEVIDQIGKPYVSTKGRDGGGLGLFLVVNVARKLGGRLKVENREDGGAQVSLTIPLSALAFQGKRAK, via the coding sequence ATGAGCGACACCCCCCCTTGGCAAATCGCCCCCGCCTCCAAGCGCAACATGATGCTGCTGATCCAGTTGCGCTGGATCGCGGTGGTCGGCCAGCTGCTGACCATCTGGTTTGCCGCCGCCGTGCTGCGCGTCCATTTGCCGATCTTCGAGATGATGACGGTGCTGGTGCTGCTGGCGCTGGTCAATCTGGTGACGCTGGTGCTCAGCATCGGGCGGCGCGGCTTTTCCTATATTGAGCTGCTTGGTTCGCTGATGCTGGATGTGTCCGCGCTGGCCTGGCAGCTCTACCAGACCGGCGGCGGCACCAACCCCTTCGCTTTCCTCTTCCTGCTGCAGATCGTGATCGGCGCCATCCTGCTGCCCCCGCGCTGGAGCTGGATCATCGCGGTGCTGGCGGGCTGCGACGCCACCTTCCTCACCTTCTTCTTCCAGCCGCTGACCTTGCCAAGCGTCTATGAAGGCGTGCATTTCCAGCTTTATCTGATCGGCAGCCTGCTGTGCTTCCTGCTGATCGGATCGCTGCTGGTCTTCTTCGTGGGCCGCATCGACCGCAACCGCCGCGCCAGCGATGCCCGTTTGGCTGCGCTCAGCCAGCGCGCCGCCGAGGAGGATCACATTGTCCGCCTCGGCCTGCTGGCCAGCGGCGCGGCGCATGAGTTGGGCACGCCGCTCGCCTCCATGTCGGTGATCCTTGGCGACTGGGCGCATCACCCCAGCGTCAAGCAGGACAGCGATCTGGCCGAGGACATCGCGCTGATGCAGGGCGAGTTGAAGCGCTGCAAGGCGATCCTGTCCGGCGTGCTGATCTCAGCGGGCGAAATCCGAGGCGAGAATCCGCAGGTCACCTCGCTGCACAGCTTCCTGAACACCTTCATCGACGACTGGCGTGACCGCTCCCCCTGCCCCATCGCCTTCACCGAAGAGATCGGCGAGGATCTGGACATCGTGGCCGATCCCGCCCTGCGTCAGGTGCTCAGCAATATCGTCGACAATGCCATCGACGCCTCCCCCAACGGCATCGCCATCGAAGCCCGGCGCGAGCGTGACTGGCTCAGCATCGTCACCACTGATGAAGGCCCCGGCTTCGCGCCTGAGGTGATCGACCAGATCGGCAAGCCCTATGTCTCCACCAAGGGACGCGATGGCGGCGGGCTCGGCCTGTTCCTCGTGGTCAATGTGGCGCGCAAGCTGGGCGGGCGGCTGAAGGTGGAAAACCGCGAGGACGGCGGCGCTCAGGTCAGCCTGACGATCCCGTTGTCGGCGCTGGCCTTTCAGGGCAAAAGGGCAAAATGA
- a CDS encoding SURF1 family protein, translating into MTLDLPLATEGKTGGRRQFMLVAALLAFAALFAGLGVWQVKRLSWKEALIARVNAGLNATPQTIDAVPTGLPGELLKAAEYRRFTLHGRWLAQGTTLVTGASAYGTGYWALTPLQTDAGRILYINRGYVPMGTTRDAVVAATPAVPVKVTGLLRLTEPNGSFLRSNDPAADHWTSRDIFAIAAHRHIAALPDWFIDAQTMRPDSPVDAAIMAHQPMAGLTVVSFPNNHLSYAITWFTLAVLSLGAIVLVRRQRA; encoded by the coding sequence ATGACCTTGGACTTGCCTCTGGCAACCGAGGGCAAGACAGGGGGGCGGCGCCAGTTTATGCTGGTGGCCGCCCTTCTGGCTTTTGCCGCCCTCTTCGCGGGCCTTGGCGTGTGGCAGGTGAAGCGCCTGAGCTGGAAGGAAGCGCTGATCGCCCGGGTGAACGCGGGCCTGAACGCCACACCCCAGACGATCGACGCCGTGCCGACCGGCCTGCCCGGCGAGCTGCTCAAAGCCGCCGAATATCGCCGCTTCACCCTTCATGGCCGCTGGCTGGCGCAGGGCACCACGCTGGTGACAGGGGCCTCGGCCTATGGCACCGGCTATTGGGCGCTGACCCCGCTGCAGACCGATGCCGGGCGCATCCTCTACATCAACCGCGGCTATGTGCCGATGGGCACCACGCGTGACGCTGTGGTCGCCGCAACCCCCGCCGTGCCGGTCAAGGTGACGGGCCTGCTGCGCCTGACCGAACCCAATGGCAGCTTCCTGCGCAGCAATGATCCTGCCGCCGACCATTGGACCTCACGCGATATCTTTGCCATCGCCGCGCATCGCCATATCGCCGCCCTGCCCGACTGGTTCATCGATGCGCAGACCATGCGCCCTGATTCTCCCGTCGATGCCGCCATCATGGCCCATCAACCCATGGCGGGCTTGACGGTGGTGAGCTTTCCCAACAATCACCTGAGCTATGCAATCACCTGGTTTACCCTTGCGGTGCTTAGTCTGGGCGCCATTGTGCTGGTCCGGCGCCAGCGCGCCTGA
- the cyoD gene encoding cytochrome o ubiquinol oxidase subunit IV, giving the protein MADHSHHNDHGHGDHGHDSGFHASMKDYVIGFVLSVILTAIPFWLVMTGALHSPAATGLVIMGFAAVQIVVHMVYFLHMSPKVEGGQNLLALIFTLIIVMIVLSGSMWVMFHLNQNMMPMPATMDGMG; this is encoded by the coding sequence ATGGCCGACCATTCTCACCACAACGATCACGGCCATGGCGATCATGGCCACGATTCGGGCTTCCATGCCTCGATGAAGGACTATGTGATCGGTTTCGTCCTGTCGGTGATCCTCACCGCCATTCCCTTCTGGCTGGTGATGACCGGGGCGCTTCACAGCCCCGCCGCCACGGGCCTTGTCATCATGGGCTTTGCCGCCGTGCAGATCGTGGTCCACATGGTCTACTTCCTGCACATGAGCCCCAAGGTCGAGGGCGGGCAGAACCTGCTGGCCCTGATCTTCACGCTGATCATCGTGATGATCGTGCTCTCCGGTTCGATGTGGGTGATGTTCCACCTCAACCAGAACATGATGCCGATGCCCGCCACCATGGACGGCATGGGCTGA
- the cyoC gene encoding cytochrome o ubiquinol oxidase subunit III yields the protein MSTPKTPLNKSGDELVASYYDLHEHAHPDGYSTNLGFWIYLMSDCLIFAMLFATFGVLGGNYAGGEGPRTLFNLPLVALNTSMLLFSSITYGFSMIAMQSGKKNATLIWLFITLLFGLAFLTIELTEFHELIESGNGPQRSAFLSSFFTLVGTHGLHVTFGSIWLVTLMVQVGRFGLTAANQRRLQCLSLFWHFLDVVWIGVFTFVYLMGTLR from the coding sequence GTGAGCACTCCTAAGACCCCTCTGAACAAGTCTGGCGACGAACTCGTCGCCAGCTACTACGACCTGCATGAGCATGCTCATCCGGACGGCTACAGCACCAATCTGGGCTTCTGGATCTATCTGATGAGCGACTGCCTCATCTTTGCCATGCTGTTCGCCACCTTCGGCGTGCTGGGCGGCAATTATGCGGGCGGTGAGGGTCCCCGGACCCTGTTCAACCTGCCGCTGGTGGCGCTCAACACCTCGATGCTGCTGTTCAGCTCGATCACCTATGGCTTCTCGATGATTGCGATGCAGTCGGGCAAGAAGAATGCCACGCTGATCTGGCTGTTCATCACGCTGCTCTTCGGTCTGGCCTTCCTGACCATCGAGCTGACCGAGTTCCACGAGCTGATCGAAAGCGGCAATGGCCCGCAGCGCAGCGCGTTCCTCTCCAGCTTCTTCACGCTGGTGGGCACGCACGGCCTGCACGTCACCTTCGGTTCGATCTGGCTGGTGACGCTGATGGTGCAGGTGGGCCGCTTTGGCCTGACCGCCGCCAACCAGCGCCGCCTGCAGTGCCTCTCGCTGTTCTGGCACTTCCTTGACGTGGTGTGGATCGGCGTTTTCACCTTTGTTTATCTGATGGGGACGCTGCGCTGA